CGGGTGTCGAAGCAGCCGACCGCCGAGGAGGTGACCCTGGCCGGGTTGGTGAGCGGGCCGAGGAGGTTGAACGCGGTCGGCACCCCCAGGTCCCGCCGGACCGCGCCCGCGAACCGCATCGTGGGGTGGAACTTAGCCGCGAAGCAGAAGGTGATCCCGGCCTCCTCCACCACCTGCGCGACCCGCTCGGGCGACAGCTCCAGGTTGATGCCGAGCCGCTCCAGCACGTCGGAGGAACCGCTCGCCGAGGACGAGGCCCGGTTGCCGTGCTTGACGACCCTCGCGCCGGTGCCGGCGATCACGATGGCGGACATCGTCGAGATGTTGACCGTCTTGGCCCGGTCGCCGCCGGTGCCGACGATGTCGACGGCCGGCCCGGGGATGTCCAGCGGCTTCGCGTGGGCGTACATCGTCTCGACGAGGCCGTTGATCTCCTCGACGGTCTCGCCCTTGGCCCGCAGCGCCACCAGGAAGCCCGCGATCTGGGCGTCGGCCGCCTCACCGCTCATGATGCGGTCCATCGCCCACGCCGTGTCGGCGGTGCTCAGGTCCTGTCCGGCGAGCAGCGCGCTCAGTACGTCGGGCCAGGAACGGGCCGCCGCGGTGTCGCCTCCAGCGGGGGTCACAGCGCTCATACGGCCGCTCCTGAGTGTCGTAGAAACATGGTCCGAAAGACATGCCCACCCTATCCAGCCGTGGGCACGGCGAAGGGCCCCGTCCGGTGTTCGGACGGGGCCCTTCGACTGTGGCGTGGCGACGCCTCAGCGATCAGTGGTGGCCGTGGCCGCTCGTGATCTCCTTGTACTCCTCGACGGTGGGCTTGGGGATCTGGGACTCCTCGCCGTAGTACGCCTCGCTCAGCTTGGCGCGCAGCTTCTGGGAGCCCTTCACCTTGCGCTCGACGCCGTTGTCGTCGACGGTCGCGCCGATCACGGCCGGCTCGTACTGCTCGTGCGCGGTGAGCGTGTGCAGTGCGTCCTGGCTGAGCGGCTCGTGGATCTCGACGAACTCACCGTGCGGCAGGCGCTTGATGATGCCCGACTCGCGGCCGTGCAGCACCTTGTCCCGGTCGCGGCGCTGGAGGCCGAGGCAGACCCGCTTGGTGGCGATGAAGACCAGCACCGGCACCACGAAGAAGCCGACGCGCACGAACCAGGTGATCGAGTTGATCGACAGGTGGAAGTGCGTGGCCCAGATGTCGTTGCCGCCACCGATGAGCAGGACGAAGTACCACGAGATCCACGCGGCACCGAAGGCCGTACGGGTCGGGACGTTGCGCGGGCGGTCCAGGATGTGGTGCTCGCGCTTGTCGCCGGTGACCCAGGACTCGATGAACGGGTAGACCGCGATCGCGACCAGGACCAGCGGGAAGATGATCAGCGGGATGAACACGCCCAGGACGAGCGTGTGGCCCCAGAAGTTGATCTCCCAGCCCGGCATGACACGGATCAGGCCCTCGGAGAAGCCCATGTACCAGTCGGGCTGGGCGCCCGTGGACACCATGTCGGGACGGTACGGGCCCATGGACCAGATCGGGTTGATCGAGGCGATCGCCGCGACGGCCGCGATGACACCGAAGACCAGGAAGAAGAAGCCTCCGGCCTTGGCCATGTAGACCGGCAGCAGCGGCATGCCGACGACGTTGTTGTTCGTCTTTCCGGGACCCGCGAACTGCGTGTGCTTGTGGTAGAAGACCAGGATCAGGTGGCCGACCACCAGGCCGAGCATGATGCCCGGCAGCAGCAGGATGTGGATCGAGTAGAACCGCGCGACGAAGTCGCCGCCCGGGAACTCGCCGCCGAAGAGGAAGAACGACAGGTACGTGCCGACGATCGGCACGGACAGGACCGCGCCCTCCATGAAGCGGACACCGGTGCCGGAGAGCAGGTCGTCCGGGAGCGAGTAACCGGTGAAGCCGGTGAACATGCCCAGGACGAACAGCAGGAAGCCGAACAGCCAGTTGACCTCACGCGGCTTGCGGAACGCGCCCGTGAAGAACACCCGCATCATGTGCACGAACATGGCGGCGAGGAAGATCAGCGCCGCCCAGTGGTGGATCTGACGGATCAGCAGACCACCGCGCACATCGAAGGAGATGTGCATCGTCGAGTTGAACGCCTCCGACATCAGCTGCCCCTGGAGCGGGACATAGCTGCCGTGGTACGTCACCTCGTTCATCGACGGGTGGAAGAACAGCGTCAGATACACACCCGTGAGGATGATGATGATGAAGCTGTAGAGGCAGACCTCGCCCAGCATGAACGACCAGTGGTCGGGGAAGATCTTGCGCATGTTGGACTTGGCCAGGGAGTAGATCCCGAGGCGTCCGTCCGCCCAGTCGGCGATCTTCTCGCCGGCCGGTGCCTTCTCGCGCGAACGCCCCGGCGCGCCAGCGCCTGATGAGCTCGTGGAGTTGGTCGTAGTACTCATCCGCGCTCCCAGAATGCAGGACCGACGGGCTCCTCGAAGTCGCCGAGCGCCTGGAGGTAGCCCTCGTCGCTCACGCCGATGCGCAGCTGCGGCAGGGCGTGACCGGCCGGGCCGAAGATCACTCGGGCACCGTCGGAGAGGTCGAAGGTGGACTGGTGGCACGGGCACAGCACGTGGTGCGTCTGCTGCTCGTACAGGGAGATCGGGCAGCCCACGTGGGTGCAGATCTTCGAGAAGGCGACGATGCCCTCGTGCGCCCACTCCAGCTCGCGCTTGTCCTTGATGTTGGCCGGCTGGAGCCGGACGATCATCAGCGCCGACTTGGCGATCTCGGTCTGGAACTCCTCGTCGGTCTCCTCCAGGCCCTCGGGCTTGGCGAAGGTGAGCGAGCCGACGGCCACGTCCGAGGGACGCAGCGGCAGGTTCGTGTTCATGTTGACGAGCAGCTTGCCCTTGGACCACAGGGTGTGGCGGAGCTTCGTCCCCGGCAGCGGGCCCAGGTCGCGCAGCAGCATGACGCCGGAGAGCGGGAACAGGGCCAGCGCGCCGAACATCGTGTTGCGGATCAGCTTGCGGCGGCCGAGGGCCGACTCCTTGGCACCGTCCTTGAAGTCGGCCATGACCTTGGCCTTGACCTCGGGGGGCGCCTCGATCGCGTGCCGCTCGTCGGCGATCTCCACGTCGGACATCAGGGTGCGGGCCCAGTGGACCGCGCCCGCGCCGATGGTGAAGAGCGCTCCGCCGAGGGTCAGACCCAGCGCGAAGTTGAGCGCGTTGATGTGACCGATCGGGAAGACGAAGATCGCCTTGTCGTGCGGGATCGCCACGTAGGAGGCGATGAACCCGACCGTGAGGAGCATCGACAGGGTGAACAGGAAGGCGACGACGCGCTCGGACCGCTTGGCGGCCCGCTCGTCGATGTCCTGGACACGGTGCTCGTGCGGCGGCAGTCCCGGGTCGGCGAACGGGTCCTGCTCGTCCGCGACCGACACCGCGCCGTGCGCGTCCTGCTCAGCGGGCAGGTTCTCTTCTGGAATGTCTTGGCTACTCATGACTTCTTGGCCTTTGCGGTCCGAGCGGCGACCCAGACGGCTACCGCGATCAGCGCGCCCAGACCGAAGATCCAGGCGAAGAGACCCTCACTGACCGGACCGAGACCACCCAGCTCAAGCCCGCCGGGGCTCTCGGTGTTGTCGCCGTTGACCGCGTTGAGGTACGCGATGATGTCCTTCTTGTTCTTCGACGACAGCGTGGTGTCGGGGAAGGAAGGCATGTTCTGCGGGCCGGTCTGCATGGCCTCGTAGATGTGCTTCGGAGCGACACCCTCGAGGCTCGGCGCGAACTTGCCGTGCGTCAGCGCGCCGCCCTTGCCGGTGAAGTTGTGGCACTGGGCGCAGTTGGTGCGGAACAGCTCGCCACCCTTGGCGATGTCCGAACCGGCGGGCCCGTACTCGTTCTTCGTCGGGATGACCGGGCCGGCGCCCAGCGAGGCGATGTACGCCGCGAGCTGGTCGATCTCGGCCTGGGAGTAGATGACCTTCTTGGCCGGGATCTGAGCACCCGGCTGCTGCGCCGGCATCCGGCCGGTGCCGACCTGGAAGTCGACCGCCGCGGCGCCGACACCCACCAGGCTCGGACCGTCGGAACTGCCCTGACCGCCGGTGCCGTGGCAGCTTGCGCAGCCGACGGCGAACAGCTTCTTGCCCTCGTCGATGGCGAGGGACTGGGCGGACTCGTCGGCCTGCGCCTTGCTCGCGGGCGCGAACGCGGCGTACAGCCCCCAGTTGCCGCCAGCGCGAAGAGTAGGACGACGACCGCCGCCAGCGGATGGCGTCGTCGGGTGGAGAGCTTTTTCACGGATTACCCCGGTGTCAGGATCTTCTGCGTCGATGCTTCTGGAATGTGCGCTTCTTGGCTGCGCGCGGGATCGGGCCCGACTACTTGATCAAGTAGATCGTGGCGAAGAGGCCGATCCAGACGACATCGACGAAGTGCCAGTAGTAGGACACGACGATGGCCGCGGTCGCCTGTTCGTGAGTGAACCTCTTCGCCGCGTAGGTACGTCCGAGGACGAACAGGAAGGCGATGAGGCCGCCCGTCACGTGCATGCCGTGGAACCCGGTGGTCAGGTAGAACACCGAGCCGTACGGGTCGGAGGACAGCGACAGGCCGTCCTTCTTCACCAGCTCCGTGTACTCGAAGATCTGACCGCCGATGAAGATCGCACCCATCACGAACGTGATGATGAACCAGCCCCTGAGCTTCTTCACGTCCCCGCGCTCGGCGGCGAAGACGCCGAGCTGGCAGGTGAGGGAGGAGAGCACCAGGATCGTGGTGTTGGTCGCGGAGAACGGAAGGTTGAGATGGCTCGCCATCTCCTTCCAGTGATCCGGACCGGTCACCGATCGCAGGGTGAAGTACATCGCGAAGAGGGCCGCGAAGAACATCAGCTCGGAACTCAGCCAGATGATGGTTCCGACGCTGGTGAGGTTCGGCCGGTTGACCGACGGGTGCGCGTGCCCGGTTTCTACTGTCGTTGCTGTCGCCACGACCGACATTATGTCGGTCGCTTATCCCGCCCTCACTCCGGGGGGTGCCGTTCGGAGTGTTCGCAGCGTGTGTACTGCCCGTATGGCCCATCGCAGGGGTGTTCCAACAGGTGTTGACGGGGTGTTCAAGGGAGTAGCATCCGCGCAACGGACCTTGGGAGGAAGAATGCAGGCGACCGCCACGGTGCTGGTCTACAGCGATGACTCCAACACCCGCGAGCAGGTACGGCTCGCCGCCGGCAGGCGGCCGGCCGCTGACGTGCCGTTGGTCGAGTTCCTGGAGTGCGCTACGCCCGCGGCGGCTTTGAAGGAGCTGGACCGGGGTGGGATCGACGTCTGTGTGTTCGACGGGGAGTCCTCGCCGATGGGGGGCATGGGGTTGTGCCGCCAGGTGAAGGACGAGGTCTTCAACTGCCCGCCGGTGCTGGTGCTGATCGGGCGGCCGCAGGATGCGTGGCTCGCCACGTGGAGCCGTGCTGAGGCCGCGGTGACCCTTCCGGTGGATCCCGTTGAGTTCGCGGCCTCTCTTGCCTCTCTGCTGCGTCAGAAGCGGGCGTTGAGCGCCTAGCGAGTCTTGAGCGCCTAGTGGGGTGGGGCGCGAGTCTCGTGGCGACTGCGGGCCGGCTGTGGCTGGTCGCGCAGTTCCCCGCGCCCCTGGGTGGGTTGCCCCTGGGTGGGTTGCCCCTGGGTGAGTCACGCTGACTCGGGGCGCAAACGTGCCGCGTCTTCCGGCCTGGGACCGTCCGGCGTTCCGCCCACCAGTGCGCTGCCACCCCGCCAGTTCTTCCAGCCGAGGTTCCAGTCGCCGTAGCCGTTGCCGAAGGGTTCCATCTCGTCGCCGTTCGAGTTGATGACCTTGACGACGTCGCCCTCGTGGACGGTGTCGAAGAACCACTCGGCGTTGCTGGTGCTCATGCCGGTGCAGCCGTGGCTGACGTTCTCGGAGCCCTGGGAGCCCACCGACCAGGGGGCGGCGTGGACGTACTCGCCGCTCCAGGTGACGCGGGTCGCGTAGTACACGGGGAGGTCGTACGAGTCCGAGGAGCCCTCGGAGATGCCGACGGTGGTTCCGCGCATCCGTACGAAGTACTCCTTGCCCAGTACGACCTTGACGCCGTTTCGGGTCTCGAAGCCGGGCTTGCCGGTGGTGACGGGGATCTCGTTGATCTCCTCGCCGTTCTTGTAGACCGTCATCTCGTGGGACGCGGCGTCCGTCACGGCGACGATCTTGTCGCCGGTGGTGAGCTTGAGGCCCTTTGAACTGCCGCCCCACAGGCGGTCGCTGATCTTCACGCCGTCGAGGTCGCTGCGCACCTGGACGGTGGCGTGGGCGGGCCAGTAGTCCTTGGGGCGGTAGTGGAGTTCCTTGTCGTCCACCCAGTGCCAGGCGCCCTCGACGGCGGGTACGGAGTCCACCCTGAGGGCGCGTTCCACGATGGCCCGCTGCGCCTTGTCCTTGACGGGCATGTTCAGTTCGGCGGTGACCGGCTGGCCGACGCCGTACTTGCCCGCGTCGGGACCGAACTTCACGGTGAGGCTCTTCTTTGCGGTCGGCTTGCTGGTGTCGAAGGTGAGGACCTTGCGGCCGGGGGCGCCGTCCTCGTCCTCCGTGCTCACGCTGACCGTGTAGTGGGCGTTGGCGGCCAGCGGGGAGGTGCTGTGCCAGCGAGTGCCGTCGGCGGCGAGTTCGCCCGTGACGTAGCGTCCCGTGGCGTCCACGGCGGTGACGTCCGTGATGCGGCCGTCGTCACCGGAGGCGGTGACGGCCAGAGGCTTGTCGGGGTCGACCTTCTTGCCCTTGCCGGACGGACCGTTGAAGGAGATCTGCCCCGCCGCGTCGTACGGCTTGGCCGACAGCGGGTTGCCGCCGTCGGACCCGCAGGCGGTGACGCCCGCGCCGAGGGAGATCACCAGCAGAGTGCAGCTGACGACGGTGCGGGTGCGCGGAGAGTGGTTCATGGGGTCACGCTATGAAGCTTCGTCAGCCCCGGCGCGGTGAGTAACCCGGACGAGGGACCGGCGTTGCGGCAAAAGCACGAGCCCGGACCCTCCTGACGGAGTGTCCGGGCTCGCGAGTGCTCCGCGCGTGCTACTGGGTGCGGTCTTCACCGCGGTAGTACTCGAAGACCCAGCCGTACAGGCCGATCATGATGATCGGGGCGGAGAAGTACAGCAGCCACCAGCCGATCGCGATCGACAGGAAGGCCAGTGCGCCACCGACACCGAGGGCGAGGGGCTGCCAGCTGTGCGGGCTGAAGAAGCCCACCTCGCCGGCCTCGTCCGCGACGTCGGCCTCCTTGTTGTCCTGCGCGAGCGTGTCGATCCGCCGGGCCGTGAAGCCCAGGTAGAAGCCGACCATGATGCACAGGCCGAAGGCCATGAAGAGGGCCGTGGTACCGGCCGCCTCCTTGGACCAGACGCCGTAGACGATCGCCGTGGCGAGCACGAAGACGGCCAGCCACATGAACATCCTGCCCTGGACCTTCACTTGCCCGCCTCCTTGCCGCCAGTGAGGGCCTTGTCACCGTGATGCGCGTTCTCGAGCTGGTCGAGGGCGGCGATCTCCGGGTGGTGCAGGTCGAACGCCGGGGATTCGCTGCGGATCCGCGGCAGGGTGAGGAAGTTGTGCCGCGGCGGCGGGCAGGACGTCGCCCACTCGAGCGAACGGCCGTAGCCCCACGGGTCGTCGACCTCGACCTTCTTGCCGTACTTCGCCGTCTTCCACACGTTGTAGAGGAACGGCAGGATCGACAGGCCGAGCAGGAAGGAGCTGATCGTCGAGATCGTGTTCAGGGCGGTGAAGCCGTCGGCCGCGAGATAGTCCGCGTAACGACGGGGCATGCCCTCGGCACCCAGCCAGTGCTGGACCAGGAAGGTGCCATGGAAGCCGATGAACAGCGTCCAGAAGGTGATCTTGCCGAGGCGCTCGTCGAGCATCTTGCCGGTCATCTTCGGCCACCAGAAGTGGAAGCCGGAGAACATCGCGAACACGACCGTGCCGAAGACCACGTAGTGGAAGTGGGCGACGACGAAGTACGAGTCCGAGACGTGGAAGTCCATCGGCGGCGAGGCCAGGATGACACCGGTCAGACCACCGAAGGTGAAGGTGATCAGGAAGCCGGTGGCCCAGAGCATCGGGGTCTCGAAGGACAGGGACCCCTTCCACATCGTTCCGATCCAGTTGAAGAACTTCACGCCTGTTGGCACGGCGATGAGGAACGTCATGAAGGAGAAGAACGGGAGGAGCACTCCGCCGGTGACGTACATGTGGTGGGCCCACACGGTCACGGACAGACCGGCGATGGAGATCGTGGCCGCGACCAGTCCCATGTAGCCGAACATCGGCTTGCGGGAGAAGACCGGGATGACCTCGGAGATGATGCCGAAGAACGGCAGCGCGATGATGTACACCTCTGGATGGCCGAAGAACCAGAAGAGGTGTTGCCACAGCAACGCACCGCCGTTTGCCGCGTCGAAGACATGTGCCCCGAATTTCCGATCCGCCTCCAGCGCGAAGAGCGCGGCGGCGAGGACCGGGAAGGCCAGCAGAACGAGTACGGCGGTCAGCAGCACGTTCCACACGAAGATCGGCATGCGGAACATCGTCATGCCCGGTGCGCGCATGCAGATGATCGTGGTGATGAAGTTGACCGCGCCGAGGATCGTGCCGAAGCCGGAGAAGGCCAGACCCATGATCCACATGTCGGCGCCGATGCCCGGCGAACGGACCGCGTCCGACAGCGGGGAGTACGCGAACCAGCCGAAGTCCGCCGCGCCCTGCGGGGTGAGGAAGCCACCCACCGCGATGGTCGAGCCGAAGAGATACAGCCAGTAGGCGAACATGTTCAGCCGCGGGAACGCCACGTCGGGCGCGCCGATCTGCAGCGGCATGATCCAGTTCGTGAAACCGGCGAACAGCGGCGTCGCGAACATCAGCAGCATGATCGTGCCGTGCATCGTGAACGCCTGGTTGAACTGCTCGTTCGACAGGATCTGCAGACCCGGCCGGGCCAGCTCGGCGCGCATCAGCAGCGCCATGACGCCGCCGATCAGGAAGAACGCGAACGACGTGACCAGATACAGCGTGCCGATCGTCTTGTGGTCGGTGGTGGTGAGCCACTTGATCACGACGTTACCGGGTTGCTTGCGCCTTACCGGCAGCTCGTCCGCGTAGTGGGACTCTGCTGCCGCGGCACCCTGAGGTTCGTTGAGGATGCTCACAGGTTGTTCGTCTCCCGGTTCTTCTCGTGGCTCGTCTGCGCGATGCCAGCGGGGATGTAACCGGTCTGCCCCTTCTTGGCGAGGTCCTTGAGGTGCTGCTGGTAAACCTCCGGCGAGACGACCTTCACGTTGAACAGCATCCGGGAGTGGTCGACACCGCAGAGCTCGGCGCACTTGCCGAGGTAGGTGCCCTCCTTGTTGGGAGTCACCTGGAAGGCGTTGGTGTGGCCCGGGACGACGTCCATCTTCATCAGGAACGGCACCACCCAGAAGTCGTGGATGACGTCACGTGAGGTGAGGACGAAGCGGACCGTCTCGCCCTTGGGGAGCCAGAGGGTCGGACCAGGGTTGCCCGTCTGCTGGTTCTTCGTGGCGGGCGTACCGACGTCGTAGACTCCGCCGGCGTTCGCCGGGAACTCCTTCTTGAACCGGTCCGGAATCGCGGCCAGGTTCTTGTCGGTCGTCGCGTCGCCGCTGACACCGTCGACGTTCTCGATGTAGTTGAAGCCCCAGCTCCACTGGAAGCCCACGACGTTGACCGTCACGTCGGGCTTCTTGTCGAGGCTCAGGAGCTTCGTCTCGTCGCGGGCGGTGAAGTAGAACAACACCGAGACGATGATGAGCGGAACAACCGTGTACAGCGCCTCAATAGGCATGTTGTACCGGGTCTGCGGGGGGATCTCGACCTTGGTGCGGCTGCGCCGGTGGAACACGACGCTCCACATGATCAGGCCCCACACCAGGATGCCGACGGCGAGCGCGGCGGCCCAGGACCCCTGCCAGAGGGAGAGGATCCGCGGACCCTCTTCCGTGGTCGGGGTGGGGAAACCAAGGCGAGGAAAGTCCTTGGATGTGCAACCGGTCGCGGTCGCCAGGACCAGGCCCGCAGTCATTGCCTGCAGCAGCTTCCGCCGCATCGGGCGCCGCGGCGAGCGGTCGGAGCCGTTGGGACTCACGTAGCGCCTTCCCGAGAGTCTCGCCCGCGCGGATTGGCTGCGGCCTGCCTTCACGCGGGTCGGTCGCCGCCCTGCGTCGGGCAGGGGTTTGGATGTTTATGCGGACCAAACCCTAGCCGACGCCCTCCGGGGGTTCGCGGGGAGGGTGGCATACGCGTCGCCCGTTACTCCTTGCGCCTAATAGCTCGGGGGTTCAGGTGATTTGGGCGGGTGCGGGGTGCGTTGTGGTTGCTCGCGCCCCGCGGCGGAGCCGCTATGTCACAGTCTCGCGCCCCTTTGTAGCTCCCCCTCGTTTTAACGTTGCCGTGTGTCCTACTTCGATGCCGCCTCGTCCGCTCCCCTTCATCCAGTAGCCCAGCAAGCCTTGTTGGCGGCTCTCGACGACGGGTGGGCCGATCCCGCTCGGCTCTACAGAGAGGGACGCAAAGCCCGATTGCTGCTGGACGCTGCCCGCGAGGCCGCAGCCGAAGCTGTGGGATGCCGGGCCGACGAACTCGTCTTCACGTCCTCCGGGACGCGGGCCGTACACACGGGAATCGCGGGGGCATTGGCGGGGCGGCGGCGCGTCGGGCGTCACCTGATCGTGTCAGCGGTTGAACACTCTTCCGTGCTCCATTCGGCCGAGGCACTGGTCGCGGAGGGCGGTTCGTCCACCGAGGTGCCCGTGGACCGTACGGGCGCGGTGAGCGTGGCGGCCTACGCCGACTCCCTCCGCTCGGACACCGCCCTGGCCTGTCTCCAGTCGGCCAACCACGAGGTGGGGACCCTCCAGCCGGTCGCCGAGGTGGCCGAGGCGTGCCGGGCGGTCGGGGTGCCGTTGCTGGTCGACGCGGCCCAGTCGCTGGGCTGGGGCCCGGTGGAGGGCCCGTGGTCGCTGCTCACGGCGAGCGCGCACAAGTGGGGCGGCCCGGCCGGCGTCGGCCTGCTGGCGGTCCGCAAGGGCGCGCGCTTCGCGCCCCAACACCCCGTCGACGAACGGGAGTCGGGCCGCGCCCCCGGCTTCGAGAACATCCCCGCCGTGGTGGCCGCGGCCGCCTCGCTCCGCGCCGTCCGCACAGAGGCGGCCCAGGAGGCGCTACGGCTGCGGGAACTGACGGAGCGGATCCGGACCCGGGTGCCGCGGCTGGTGCCGGGCGTGGATGTGGTCGGCGATCCGGTGCGGCGGCTGCCCGGGATCGTCACCTTCTCCTGTCTCTATGTCGATGGAGAGACCCTCCTCCACGAACTGGACCGCGCCGGTTTCTCCGTCTCCTCCGGTTCGTCCTGCACAAGCAGCACGCTGACGCCCAGCCATGTCCTCAAGGCGATGGGCGTACTGAGTGAGGGGAATGTGCGGGTGTCGTTGCCACGGGGGGCGACGGAGAAGGACGTCGAACGCTTCCTCGCCGTGTTGCCGGGGGCGGTCGCGGAAGTACGGGAGAAGCTGGGAGCGCAGGCGCCGATGACGGCCGTAGAAGAGGACATCCTCGTCGTGGACGCCCTCGGCAAGCGCTGCCCGATCCCGGTGATCGAACTGGCGAAAGTCATCGGCGATGTGCCGATCGGCGGCACGGTCAAGGTCCTGTCCGACGACGAGGCGGCACGCTTGGACATCCCGGCATGGTGCGAGATGCGGGCTCAGGAGTACATCGGCGAGGAAAAGGCGGACCAGGGCACGGCGTACTTGATCCGCCGAGCAACCTGAACGCCCCTTTTTTAGGGGCGCGGGGAACTGCGCGACCAGCCCCCACGCACCCGCAGACGAAAAATCAGCCCAGATGCCCCCGCACCTCAGCCGCAGCATCATGCCCATACGCCTTGGTGAACCGGTCCATGAAGTGCACCCGCCGCAGCTGGTACTCCTGCGTACCCACCGTCTCGATGACGAGCGTCGCCAGCATGCAACCGACCTGCGCCGCCCGCTCCAACGAAACCCCCCACGCCAGCCCCGAGAGGAACCCCGCCCGGAACGCGTCGCCGACACCCGTGGGGTCGGCCTTCCGCTCCTCCTCCGCGCAGCCGACCTCGATCGGGTCCATACCGACGCGCTCGATACGAACGCCGCGCGAGCCGAGCGTGGTCACCCGGTGCCCGACCTTCGCCAGGATCTCCTCGTCGCTCCAGCCGGTCTTGGACTCGATGAGCCCCTTCTCGTACTCGTTGGAGAAGAGGTACGCCGAGCCGTCCAGCAGGATGCGGATGTCGTCGCCGTCCATGCGCGCGATCTGCTGGGAGAAGTCCGCGGCGAACGGGATGGAACGGGTACGGCACTCCTCCGTGTGGCGGAGCATCGCCTCGGGGTCGTCCGCGCCGATGAGGACCAGGTCGAGGCCGCCCACGCGGTCGGCGACGGTCTTCAGCTCGATCTGCCGGGCCTCGCTCATCGCGCCGGTGTAGAAGGAGCCGATCTGGTTGTGGTCGGCGTCGGTGGTGCACACGAAGCGGGCGGTGTGCAGCGTCTCGGAGATACGCACCGAGCCGGTGTCGACGCCGTGCCGGTCGAGCCAGTCCCGGTACTCGGCGAAGTCGGAGCCGGCGGCCCCGACCAGGATCGGCGCGGTGCCGAGCTGGCCCATGCCGAACGCGATGTTGGCGCCGACACCGCCCCGGCGTACGTCGAGGTTGTCGACCAGGAAGGAGAGCGACACCGTGTGCAGCTGGTCCGCGACCAGCTGGTCGGCGAAGCGGCCGGGGAAGGTCATGAGGTGGTCGGTGGCGATGGAGCCGGTGACTGCGATGCGCACGGCGAGGACTCTCCTGAGGGAGGCTGCGTTGACACTTCACGCTACCCGGTCCGCGCTACGGCTCTGAAGCGGCCAAAACTACCCGATAGTAGATCTTTCTTCGCGAGGTCGAGCGTGCCTACGGTGCCGCTATGACGAACCTCAAGGTCGACGGCCCCGTTCCGGCCCATGTTCCGGTTCACGTTCCGGTCCATCTCGAAGGCGAGGGCGAGGCCGATCTCGCGTCGCTGCGCGGTGACTGCGCGCGGATGGTTCCGCACTGGACGGTTCCCGACCGGATCGCCTCCCTCCCGGTGTCCCCGTCGCTCATCCACGGGGTGACGGTGCCGTCGGCGTCGGCCCGCCTGCTGGACGG
The nucleotide sequence above comes from Streptomyces sp. N50. Encoded proteins:
- the trpD gene encoding anthranilate phosphoribosyltransferase; translated protein: MSAVTPAGGDTAAARSWPDVLSALLAGQDLSTADTAWAMDRIMSGEAADAQIAGFLVALRAKGETVEEINGLVETMYAHAKPLDIPGPAVDIVGTGGDRAKTVNISTMSAIVIAGTGARVVKHGNRASSSASGSSDVLERLGINLELSPERVAQVVEEAGITFCFAAKFHPTMRFAGAVRRDLGVPTAFNLLGPLTNPARVTSSAVGCFDTRMAGLIAGVLAERGSSALVFRGDDGLDELTTTATSRVWIVREGKVTEEAFDPRDVGLELVPVEALRGADPEYNAGVARRLLDGETGPVRDAVLLNSAAALVALEAGHGPLVDRIRAGMAKAAESIDSGAAKRTLERWAAASNA
- a CDS encoding cytochrome bc complex cytochrome b subunit, whose product is MSTTTNSTSSSGAGAPGRSREKAPAGEKIADWADGRLGIYSLAKSNMRKIFPDHWSFMLGEVCLYSFIIIILTGVYLTLFFHPSMNEVTYHGSYVPLQGQLMSEAFNSTMHISFDVRGGLLIRQIHHWAALIFLAAMFVHMMRVFFTGAFRKPREVNWLFGFLLFVLGMFTGFTGYSLPDDLLSGTGVRFMEGAVLSVPIVGTYLSFFLFGGEFPGGDFVARFYSIHILLLPGIMLGLVVGHLILVFYHKHTQFAGPGKTNNNVVGMPLLPVYMAKAGGFFFLVFGVIAAVAAIASINPIWSMGPYRPDMVSTGAQPDWYMGFSEGLIRVMPGWEINFWGHTLVLGVFIPLIIFPLVLVAIAVYPFIESWVTGDKREHHILDRPRNVPTRTAFGAAWISWYFVLLIGGGNDIWATHFHLSINSITWFVRVGFFVVPVLVFIATKRVCLGLQRRDRDKVLHGRESGIIKRLPHGEFVEIHEPLSQDALHTLTAHEQYEPAVIGATVDDNGVERKVKGSQKLRAKLSEAYYGEESQIPKPTVEEYKEITSGHGHH
- a CDS encoding ubiquinol-cytochrome c reductase iron-sulfur subunit, translating into MSSQDIPEENLPAEQDAHGAVSVADEQDPFADPGLPPHEHRVQDIDERAAKRSERVVAFLFTLSMLLTVGFIASYVAIPHDKAIFVFPIGHINALNFALGLTLGGALFTIGAGAVHWARTLMSDVEIADERHAIEAPPEVKAKVMADFKDGAKESALGRRKLIRNTMFGALALFPLSGVMLLRDLGPLPGTKLRHTLWSKGKLLVNMNTNLPLRPSDVAVGSLTFAKPEGLEETDEEFQTEIAKSALMIVRLQPANIKDKRELEWAHEGIVAFSKICTHVGCPISLYEQQTHHVLCPCHQSTFDLSDGARVIFGPAGHALPQLRIGVSDEGYLQALGDFEEPVGPAFWERG
- a CDS encoding heme-copper oxidase subunit III, which translates into the protein MSVVATATTVETGHAHPSVNRPNLTSVGTIIWLSSELMFFAALFAMYFTLRSVTGPDHWKEMASHLNLPFSATNTTILVLSSLTCQLGVFAAERGDVKKLRGWFIITFVMGAIFIGGQIFEYTELVKKDGLSLSSDPYGSVFYLTTGFHGMHVTGGLIAFLFVLGRTYAAKRFTHEQATAAIVVSYYWHFVDVVWIGLFATIYLIK
- a CDS encoding Ig-like domain-containing protein — translated: MNHSPRTRTVVSCTLLVISLGAGVTACGSDGGNPLSAKPYDAAGQISFNGPSGKGKKVDPDKPLAVTASGDDGRITDVTAVDATGRYVTGELAADGTRWHSTSPLAANAHYTVSVSTEDEDGAPGRKVLTFDTSKPTAKKSLTVKFGPDAGKYGVGQPVTAELNMPVKDKAQRAIVERALRVDSVPAVEGAWHWVDDKELHYRPKDYWPAHATVQVRSDLDGVKISDRLWGGSSKGLKLTTGDKIVAVTDAASHEMTVYKNGEEINEIPVTTGKPGFETRNGVKVVLGKEYFVRMRGTTVGISEGSSDSYDLPVYYATRVTWSGEYVHAAPWSVGSQGSENVSHGCTGMSTSNAEWFFDTVHEGDVVKVINSNGDEMEPFGNGYGDWNLGWKNWRGGSALVGGTPDGPRPEDAARLRPESA
- a CDS encoding cytochrome c oxidase subunit 4, with amino-acid sequence MKVQGRMFMWLAVFVLATAIVYGVWSKEAAGTTALFMAFGLCIMVGFYLGFTARRIDTLAQDNKEADVADEAGEVGFFSPHSWQPLALGVGGALAFLSIAIGWWLLYFSAPIIMIGLYGWVFEYYRGEDRTQ